Below is a window of Physeter macrocephalus isolate SW-GA unplaced genomic scaffold, ASM283717v5 random_1022, whole genome shotgun sequence DNA.
CGTTATCGTTCCGGACGTGCTTTTCGTAATCATATTCCATCCAACCTTCAAAGCCACCTTTTCTGGGAGTCACGCGACGGGAAAACAATACCGAAGCACAGCCAGCAGCGCAGAGGACCGTGGCCTGAGTCAGGACTCGGCCCCACGAGCGCTTCCAGTCCTGACCGGCACCAGCCGCCAGGGGAGGGCCCTGAACCGAGGGTCTGACTCAGCTCCCAAAGCACTGCTCCAGCCCCGTCCTCCGCCTCGGCTCTGGCCACTGCGTGCCCTGTTCCGCAAGCACAGGTCCCCGCTCCAGGACGCGGGCCTCCGCTCAGTGGTTTCTCCTACAACAGCCTGCACTGCCTGTTAAGAGCCCATTCAGCCTTTCAGGCTCAACTTCACGCTCCGGTTCCCTGATGGGCCTTCCCTCCCGCGAGGCTGTCCTGTGAGCGCCTGCACGCGCGACGCCTGGGGCCGGTGTGACGTTTCACAGACCTGATCTACACGGCATCGCGGGGCCGCTAGAAATAATCAACGGAAAGATGGTACAGAAAAGGCAGAAAACGATAAGTGCgcacaaaattaaaagctttcgCGTAAACAGCGGGCTTGCGGCTCGGCTATAATCTGTCTCTAATGCTGTCGTGTTACCTTTCCAGCTAAGACAATAAGAGCAGGGAAGTAAGGCCTTCGTTGTCAGGAGCCGGGAGAAAGGAGGAGGCAGCACAAACCTCCTCGTCCCGGGGGCAGAGGGGCCTCACGAGACGCACAGCCCACGAAAACAGCGCCTGTCTGGGTGTGCTGCCCTGTAAGCCCCATGCTCAGAGCAGACCCTGTCACGGTGCAGCGAGCCCATTCCCAGAGGGTAGGCGCCGGCGGCCCCCAGGAGTGCATCAGCCTCACAGCAGCTCTGCCCCTGGAGCTGGGACAACAGAAATCCTACAAGGCTTTCCAATCCAGGAGGCCCCGGCACATGCTCTGTCTGCTTCACAGAGAGGGCCACTGACACGCGCGCTCTCAGCGCTGCTCCCGCTACGTGGCAGCAGCCCATTCGGGCCCCAGACCTACCTGTGCCATCTTGCCCTGAGTGACATAAGCACTTGCCATCGCTGTCACAGAATCTGAAGCACAAGTGGGGTGAAGGCACCCTTATAAGAGGTGCTTCGAAAAACAAACTCGCAGATGACTCCTGTCCTCCATTCTCCAAAGAACCTACGCTCCACCTACAGCGCTAAGACGGAAGTGGCCATTCCGAACCCCTGGTGCACAGAAAAGGCGTGGGCTACATTCTCTGGGGGACGTCGGGGGCTGACTTTACCTTCAATCGGGACCACAGACGGCTCCTTAATCGAGGGAGAGATTGCACGTTTCTCTGCCACTGCGGCCTCAGCCAGGCGTCCCAGGGCACTCAgagggggtgtggaggagagCTTCGGGCGCTTGGTGAGCCCGGTTAGGGCCGAGGCACCTGCCAGAGCCGCTGCAGCATCCCGCTTGCGCTCCGAGGGCAGGCTGGAAGGGGCAGGCTTCAGCAGGGTGGATGCCGTTTTCGATTCAGTGGCCTGACCCTTCGAGCCCAGAGCAATGAAGTCTCCTGGAGGCGGGTGCCCTGCAgagaaaagacatggaaaaacgGGCACCTTTACATAGCGGCCGAGGCGGAAAGGGAGTCCGAGACAAACTCCAACCTCCTGCGATTTCCGTGGGGATTAAacaagggctgggggaggccaGAAACCAGTCACCCAGCAAGTCCACGTCAGAGCTGGGACCGTATGACGGGAGCAACACGGAGCTTACTACAGACCAGGCCACCTCTAGTTGACAAGTGTCAGTCCCTTTAATCCTCAACGAGTTTCTGGAACAGGCAGCGTCACTCTCACTTTACACGTGAGGACaaccaggcacagagaggttaagtaacgtgCCCAAGGCCCCACAGCTTGGAGTGGCAAAGCGCGGCGCTGAGGCCAGCGTGGCTCCAGCCTGCTTTTAGCCACTGTGTTtgtgctgccccctcctcccggcTCGCGACTCCCAGAGCCGCCGGGACCAAGGGCTGCTCTTCGAGACCCCATTCCTGGAAACGGCGTTCGGCTCGGAGTAACGAAACCGCGACCCGACAGAGGAGCCGGGCCGGAAGCCGCGAGGCCGCCCCGCCGAGAGAGGCCGCGCACCCGAAGGCTTGGCCGCAGCGCTGGGCCTGCGGACGGTGGTGGGCTTGGCCCGGTTCATTCTGTCCCCGTCCCTTCGCCGCTGCTCGCTGCCGACGCCTCACTTGGGAGAAGACCAGCGCAAGTCAGTCGTCCGCCGTTCGCCCATTCATTCGGATCCACCGTCCGGGGTTGGGGTTCGGGGCGAACGGCCAGCCCCGCCGCGCGCAGCCACTCCCGAAGGGGCCGCGCGACCCCGCCTCCCCGCTTCGGACCCCGGGAGGGTCTGTCTCGCCGGCAGCCGCTGCCCAATCACTTCTAGCGAGATCACCTCCGACCCATCGCACCGGCGCCCCGCCACCGCCACGGCCGCCCCGGAACCGGAAGCCACCCGAGGGGCCCGACTTCCGGAACACCCGGCAGCAAAACTGCGCGGCAGGGGCGGGACGGCGAGGAGGCGAGAGGGTCCGCGGCGCCTGCAGCGCTCTCTGGCGGCGGGAGGCCGGCGGGGCCTCGCAGCCGTGATCTCTACCCGGCGAGGCGGACGCTGTCACCCTCTCCTGCAGGTGAGGCTGACCTTAGAAAGTGACGTGCCCAAGGACAGACAGCCAGGAAGGGTGGCCTCGGATGCTAACCCATACGTGCTGGAACTTCAGAGTCCTCTCCCATTTGTGGGTAAAAGGGAAGGTTCTGGGTCCCCTGGTGGGGTCCAGGAGGGAGCCCAGCGACCGCGAGTGGGCAAAGCTGGCAGAAGGGCGGGGGCCCAGGGGAGGCCAGGCCCTCATCAGAGCAGCACGGAGGGCATCCATCAGCCTCAGTTTGCCGGCCTGCGCAGTGGGTCACGGTGATATTCACCAGGTCTGCTCAGTGGCAGAGGACTTAGGGTCCATGCTCAGACCCTCGCGTCCTCCTCTTACTGGGGGTCTTCATGCCGTCCTGGGGCTCTGCACCCCGCCACTTGCAGCGGGCAGCCTCCCTCGAGGGCAGCCCTGATGGGTCCCTGCAGAGCGGAGCGGGGTCCCTGCGCGAAGGGCAAGGTGCTCCTCACAGACCAAGTGCATCAGAAAGGCAGCATCGCAGACAAACGAAACCGAACGTGGGCCAAAGCTGTGAAATGTATTTTACTCCGTAACGACTGCGGCGGGGAAAGCGCTGCGTTTTAaagggacagggagggggtgggCCCAGGTGAAAACTTGCAGCCGGTGACGTGACGTCTGGGCGAGACGCTGGCGGGCCAGAGGCCACCAGAGGCGTTAGGGCAGGAGGCCTCACCGACTTCCAGCCACTGAGACTCGGTCCAAGAGCTCAGGCCATGCTTGCCTGCAGCCTGGCGTGCGGAAGGGCCTGACTTCTGGAATGTGTTCCTCGTCCCCCCTCCACCCTGAAGCCCCCACCAGCCACCATCCAAGATAGCGCGCCATCTTGGAAGCTCTCCCACCCACCGCAGGGTGGAGCGGAGACAGCCCTGCCCAAATTGCAGACACGGGAGCAAAACCGTGATTGTTATCATTGTGGGTCACTAAGGTTTAAAAAACCTTTTGGGGACATAATTTCAAACTTATGGAAAatttgcaagaatagtacaaagaattcccatatatctCTCATCCTGTACCCTAAAGGTTAACATTTTACtatctttgatttattcatttctctccgttcagatttttttttcctgaattatttaAGAATTGCAGAAGAATCCCCTTAACTCCTAAATTCTTGAGtgtatattttctaaaagtaagGAATTCTGTTATGTAACAACAACAGTACAATTATCAAATCAAGAAATTAACATCAAAACAATACTCTTCATTATGCTAAGGCCTTATTAAGACTTTGtcggggcttccctcgtggcacagcagataagactccatgctcccaatgcagggggcccaggtttgacccctggtcagggaacgagatcccgtgtgctgcaactaagagttcacgtgccacaactaagcccgcgtgctgcaactaaggaactgGCAAGCCACAACAAGGAGCCTACCTGCCACAagtaagacctggtgcaaccaaataaataaataaatatttttttaaaaaaagcttttgtcAGTTGCTCCTATGATACCCCTTATGACGGGAGGCCATCCAGGACCCTGCAGTGCACGCCGTTGCCGTACGTCCCAGAGACCCTTTCGTCTACAACAGTCCCTGAGTCCTCCTTGGTAGTTCACGACCTTGACAGGCCTCCTTGTCCAGGACTGCTATTTTGCAGAATTCCCCTCAATTCGGGTTTGTCCAGTGCGGCCTCATGAATAGGTCCAGGTTATGCACTTTTGGCAGGAATGTCGTGGTGATATGATACTAAATTCTTCTCTGTATGTCTTATCAGGAGCTACATGATGTTAATTAAGCCCATTACTGGCACAGTTAATTGGATTACTTGGTTAAGGTGGGGCCTGCTGGATTTCTCCTTTGTCAAGTTACCACTTTGCCTTTGTAACAAAGAAGTGCATGAGAGATAAGTGGAACATGCCTTGAGACTGGACAGATGTCTTCTTCCCCCTCAGACTTTTACCAGCTCAGTTTCAGCGCCCTGGATGGCTCAAGCCAGAatcagtgatgatgatggtgatggcgatggtggtgatggtgatggtggtaatgaggatggtggtgatggtgatggagatggtggcgatggagatggtggtgatggtggtgatggagatggtggtgatgatggtgatggtgatggtggtgatggagatggtggtgatggtggtgatgaggatggtggtgatggtgatggagatggtggcgatggtgatggtggtgatggagatggtggtgatgatggtgatggtgatggtgatggtggtgatggagatggtggtgatggtgatggagatggtggcgatggtgatggtggtgatggagatggtggtgatgatggtgatggtgatggtgatggtggtgatggagatggtggtgatggtgatggagatggtggcgatggtggtgatggagatggtgatgTCCGGGAAGAGGTGCTCTTCTTTCCCTTATTCTTTCTGCATTCCTGAGCTGGCATTCTAATGTCAAGAAGAGCTGTCATGTCTTCTCcacttattcacttatttttcccATCGGTTTGGACGCTTGGCTTCTTTATTCAGCAGATTATAATCCTTTACTATTAATATTGATTTGATGCTCAGATTGTCCTAGGTTTGGTCAGCGGGGGCCTCACCCAGCTGGTTCCTGTCTTCTTTTGATGTGACTCTTGAAACACTTCCttgcttccctcccttccttactTTTCAAAGCCACTAAGATTTGAGGTTGTTTGTTACACAGGAATGAATAACTGATATAGATGGCTCAGAGGGAGGATGGAAAGAGTGACGGATAGATGAAGGATGGAGCAAGGGAGGTGACACTCAGTGAGTGGAGAATGGTACCCGCCACCTGAGAGGGGAAGACAGGTGGCCGGGGAGGacaggtggggggagggacacAGGGGTGGGCGGACCGCTAGGGGATGAGTTTGGGTGGATGTGTCAAGAAATGCCCCCTCTGCATCAGCCTCCTGGCGGCCTCCCCAACCTGCCACATCAAGGCTGCCCCTGGTGGTTCTGGAGAGACCCTCCTTTCAAACCTTCGAGTGGGAGCTGGGCTGCGGCCGCTTCCGACAGCTGGGTTCTAGGCAGACCGTTAAAGGGAGCCATCAAACCAGGGCCAGATTCCAGCAGAGACTCTGCCCAGTGCTGGCCTTTCTCCGGTGGGCGTCCAGCCGGCCCCCATGCTGTGCGAACTCACGACCATCGTGGCGGGGGGGGGACGTCTAATGAGAGGCTCCATTCTGTGAGCTGTGCCCAACCTCTGACCCAGCCACCATTCCTAGGATTTGACCCCAGCTGTGCAGAAATGTAGGCACCAGGTTGATCTTCTAGGAGACCCAGTGTCCAGCCACCTGGACTGGTCAGTGCAGCCATGGGACATCCAGATAACACACTTCTCAGAAGCTTCTGCAAAAGGACCAAATGGACCCTTCTGTGATGAAACAGCCCGATCGGTGGTGAAGGGAAAGAAGCCATTCGTGCACCAGGATGTAGGAAGTGACCACATCTATCTAAAagtgggaaaagtctggaacgAAACACACCCAGTGGTCCCCATGGTTACGGGGATGGGTGGGGCAGCCACACAAGCCGTCCTCTCTGTGTGGGTCATTTTTGCAATTATGTGAATgtcccagaaaaagaagtttCCCTTAGGAAATGAAGAGCAGCGCGCTTGCCCTGTGGGACCCTCCCGCAGGGGCTGCTcaggccccagcctccctctctgtcccagGACGGGACAGGCATGGTCCAGGCTGGCATTTACGGTGCGGGTTCCCCCCGGAATGCTTCCTCCATCCTCTTTCTCACTGGACGCAACCTCTTCTTTCTTCCAAACCCAGCCTCCCAGCTCAGTCGCTTCCTCCGTGAAGTCCTCAGGGGTTCCCCTGCCAGGGCAGGTGGCGGCCACTCTCCTGCTGGTAACTTCCCACGGCGATTCGCACGCCTGTGCGGCTGTGCTCAAGAGCAGTGCCCCCAAGGGACAGTGCCTGGCCCTCGCAGAATGCAGCCCGCCTGCCTGCCTGAACTTTCTGGACAAGCCCCGAGGCTGGGGTCGGGGTCATGGAGGTCAGAGGTCAAGGGGTAGATGGAGGGATCTTTCCCTCGGGGGATTCTGGGGCGGCAGCAGGCCAGGGACTCAGAAGCACAAGCGGCATCGGAGGACTGTCCCCCCCGACGCCACCTGTCCGCCCGGAGATCGACCATGCCTGGTCCAGGAGAAAGGAAGACGCTGCAGAGGGGCAACGAGGGGCCACCAAGCAGCCCACCCAGGATTCTAATTCCagcagggcccaggaatctgcattccaCAGACTCCCCGAAGATGCAGGGCCTCCAGACCTCCCTGAGACCCCGCTGCGTTAGCTTCCTGGGGAAGCACCTCAGGCCGGGCGGCAGAAGCACAGACATTTCCTCACACggtcctggaggctggacgtcGAGATCAGGTGTCCCCGGGCCGCGCTCCCTCCGAAGGCTCCGGGGGAGGGTCCCTccggcctcttccagctcctgggggcCCCGGGCTCCTGGGCTCAGACCGTGTCCTCCGTCTCTGCTCCTGGGCTGCATCCTCCACCTCTGCTCTGCCTTCCCAGGCCTCCCCTCTCTGCATGTCTCCTTTTCTCTCGGTGGATTTAGGGCCACGCTGACCCAGGATGACCTCAGCTCGAGATCCTTTACCCAAATTAGAGCCACGAAGACCCGATTTCCCAACAAGGTCCATTCGGAGGGTACTGGTGGCGTGTGTTTCGGGGCCTCCTTCCTGCCGACGGCAGCTGCAGCACCCCGAGCTGCGTGGCCAGCCACTCCCCCTCCATCCCAGCCAGCACCCCGGCCTTCTCGCCGTCTCTGGGACACACCAGGCTCCAGTCTCAGGGCCTCTGCTCGGGCTCTTTCTATGTCAGGAAGCCCAGGTGCTGCCATCCTAGCCCCCAGAACCACAGGCCGGCCCCCTACGGGAACTGCTGCCCCCCAAAGCTCCCTTTAGAACCCTCGCCGCCCCCAATATCCTATCCCTTACCTACCGGTCTCCTTTTTAAGGCCTGCTTCCCACCTGACCCAGCCCCCAGCAGCACCTGGCCTGTGTGTCCCCTGCCCGGTCCAGGGCCGCAGGCCACACTCAGTCATCGTGGGCGGGGTGAGTGGACCAGGTGTGCAAAGCCCCGGAGCGGAGGGGGACCCCAAGCAGAGAAGCCATGAGGTCGGGAGCTGGGTTCAGCCTGGAGGGACACGTCCGGCGGGCAGGCCCAGGCCTCTGACCCCTGCAGTCCCAGGTCATCTGTACTGTGACCCGGAGCCACGCAAGAGCCTTGCCCCCCAGGCTCCGGGTCTGCCGGGCCCCCTGCAGCTCCACGGGGGGAAGGAACCCACCGAcgccagggctgggggtgccccAGTGGGAGTCAGAGGTGAGAGGGGCCAGCCCAGGCCCCTGGGGGGTGGGTGCGGAGGGCAGGGCTGCAGCTGTGTGTGTCTAACGGCCTCTGGGCAGGAAGCAGCTGCTCCCGGCTGGGGACCTGGGCCCCAAGCTGGGCTCCAGCCCGGGCGGCGGTGTCTCCGGGCTTAGGTCTCCTTGCCCGGGTCCGGGgtccccagcccagccaggcccGGCCCTTGCCAACACTCACGGCGGGGGGAGTGGGACTTGGGTACCCCCTGGAGCGGCCACAGAGGGGCCGGGGGCTGGTCGGCTCCCAGCTACCTGGTCTCCTACATTTAGAATCTGCCCCACCCGCACTGGAAGCCCCGTCAGTCAGCCTGGTGACTGGCTTTCAAAGCCATGAGTCAGTGTTTGTGGGGACTCAGACACCCGCGGCCGGGCAGGGGCAGCTGGGTGCCCATCTGCTCTCCCATGGAGCGTTCGGGAATTTCCTCCGGGAATGAACAGTCCCGTCCAGAGCGCGTGGCCCTGGCGTCTGCCCGTGTGATGCCGCTGCAGGGAGGCCGGGCCGGGAAGACGGGTGCCCCGGGCGCCCCGGCCCGAAGCCGGCTCTGGGGGCCAAGAGCTGGGACTGTGCGGGGCAGATCCTGGCCTGGAGCGGAAGCCCCAGGGGCCGCCTCTGGCCGGAGGTGGGGAAGCGCTTTCCAACAATTGTCTGAAAATAGACCGGGCTGGCTCCCGAGGAAAGGAGTCCCCTGCCACGGGAAGGGAGCACGTGGGAGCAGGAAGCCTGCCGAGCAGGGAGGGGCTCCCGGCCTCCCACCCCGGGAGGCCCCGAGGCCTCGGTTTCTCGCCTGGGGAAGCGGAGCTGAGGAAGCAGGCCTGGGGTGcagcccgccccccgcccccgtgcATCTCGCAGAGGGCACGCTTCCTGCCAGGCCCCAGCCGTGTCGCCTCTCGCCCCCCTCATCCAGTGAGGGCCGGAGGCCTGGCACGCCCTGCGGAGTTCAGCTGTCCCCCCGCCCCAGCACCCAGGCCCCCAGGACCAGGCTGGGCACTCCCGGGGCGAGGCTGAGCCCGGGGCCCACCTCTGCTGCAAAAGCAGATCCACCTCGGGACACCATCCACCTTGGGACACGCTGGCTCCACGCCTTCCAGAGACCGCGAGGGGGCAGGAGGCTCGTGTCACCCAcagagagcagggcagagaggagcCAGGTGCCCCTGAACGGGGGCGCGGGGGGTGCTGGACCTTTCTTCCTGCAGAACCCCGGGGTTCCGGGGAGCACGGTTGGAGAACCAGTGCAGGGGACTAAGGAGTAGggacccccaggcccagccccaccctcccagccGGCACCTCACCAGACTCCAGGCTCCCCGGAATGGCTGAGGCCCagcaggaggggagggcgggTATTCGTTTCCTTTGTTGTGGTGGCTGAGGAAGCCCCAGGGGCACCCAGTCAGCtatggtggggagaggaggtcaGAGGTCAAGGGCAAGGGGCTGGCAGGGTTGGGGTCACGGCCAACATCAGGGGGGACTGAAAGGGGGCCTGGATGGGGAGGGTCTCTTCTCCAGCCACAGCACTTCCTCTGGGGGCCGCAGACGGAGATCCTCGGTCCCAGCCGCACCTCCTCTCCCATCCTAAGGCTGATGCAGCGGGATGCAGGGCACCGCGGCAATGACCGTGTCCCTCCCGGCCTGTCCGGGGCAGCCCTGATTTCACCTCTTACGCCTCACCGTCCCGACACGCCCTCAAAATCTCCCCAACACCGCCGGTGGGGTGGCTACACAGGATTTAGTTTCCTTGTTTGGGTTTGTCaagtttcctgcaaagagcttATATTAGGTTTGAAATTAGAAAGATACCCTCAagcacttttataaaaataaatttatttatttatttattaatttttggctgcattgggtcttcgttgctgtaggcggtctttctctagttgcggcgagcgggggctgctcttcgttgcggtgcgcgggcttctcattgcggtggcttctcttgtggcagagcacgggctctaggtgcacgggcttcagtagttgtggcacacaggcttcagtagttgtggcttgtggcctctagagcgcaggctcagtagttgtggcacacgggcttagttgctccacggcatgtgggatcttcccggaccagNNNNNNNNNNNNNNNNNNNNNNNNNNNNNNNNNNNNNNNNNNNNNNNNNNNNNNNNNNNNNNNNgtcccctgcatcggcaggcggactctcaaccactgcgccaccaggggagccctcatGCACTTTTCCTGAAagcaaatacatacataaataaaagtcCCAGAGATTCTAACACACATCCCAGTCCCACTTTTCTCTGTCGACACTTTTCTTCGAGAAGCACCGCCAAACTCATACTACGTCATGTGTTTGAACTTTGGCTCAGAAATTAGGGACAGATATTCCCAGGTTGTCTTGGTCCACCATGACGTTCTCAGGCTGAGGAAATGCCAGCCAATGGAGAGAGAGGAGGCCCAGCCTCCAGGTGGGTGACATCCAGACTGCATTGGTCATGGGATGGATTATTCACAGCCCGGGTTATTATCTCTCCTGGTCCAGGACTAACTGGGCTCATCTGGGcggttcttgtgtgtgtgtgtgtgtgtgtgtgtgtgtgtgtgtgtgtgtgtgtgtggtggggggagaggcagTTGCAGACTGATGGGCCGCAGGCATCCACGTTTCGTCTGGCCACAGGCTGGGACCTTCGCGGTGGCACCTGCAcgtggcttgggcttcctcccTGCGTGGCACCAGGTTTCCAGGTCAGGAGGTCCGAGAGACAGAGCCAGGCAACACAATATAGTAAGAAGAATGTGTTTGGTCTTCTTCCAgcgttcctggcacagagctcaaAGCCCTTGGAATCTCCTGAGGGACAGGGCTGTCTTTGGTTATTCCTAACAAGCCCCTTTGGACCACACTGAGTTCATGCTAACGAGGCGACTCAGGATGGGGCCCCTAGCCAGCTGCTGGTGGAACCAACCACGTGATGAGAGGGTTGGCACTTTCAGCtgcaccccacccacccctgacTCCGAGGAAGGGAGGGGCACTGGAGATGGGGTTCAACGGCCAGTGGCTGGATCGATCTTGTGTACGTAAAAAAACTTGATGAAAACCCTGGAAGGAGAGATCCTAGGAGCGTCCGGGTTGGCATACACAAGGTGTGCGGGGAGGGCGGCTGCCCCAGGAGGGTGCGGAGGTCTGCACCCCGACCCGGCTCTGCGCACGCCTTGCCTCCCGCACCCCTTCCGCTGGGCTCTTCCTGAGCCGAAGCCTCTGCGACGCACCTGTCCTGAGTATAACGATTTCCTGCGTTCTGTGCTCTGTTCATATAGTGAATTAGTGAACCTGAGGTCGGGTTCATGGCAACCCCTGAGTCTGTAGTCAGCCAGGTAGGCTGTGGGGAGCCTGGGGACCCGGGGCTCAGAACGGGCACCTGAAATTGTGGGGGGACCTCTTGGGACCGAGCCCTCAACCAGGGGAGTTAGTGCTGGAGTCGAATCGAGTCGTAGGCTGCCGTTGGTGTCGGAGCGTCGCAGGATTGGTTGGTGTTTGGAAAAACCAAGCAGTTCCTTTTATGACCTACCTGCCTGGACGGCACGGCACTTCCACCGTCCTCTGTGGGTCAAAGCTGTCACGAAGGCCTGGCCCGGTTTCCGGGGAGAGGACACCCGCTCCACTAGTTGGAGGACAGTGTTTTCGGGGCCGACCCGGGGCACACGGCACTACAGTTGTGAAATCGTGACTTGGCGATTGGCCCGCCGCTGACCACGGCATCCGGTATCGAGCCGTACCCGCGGGCTGGTGGACGCGTGGGCTGTTTCAGTTTGGGGAGATTACGAATAAGGCCAGAATAAACACCTGTGCACAGGCCTGTCACTTGGACCGACTTCACTGCACCCAAATACCCAGGCGTGGTTCTCTGTGCTCCTTAACTTGGAGATGACAAAGCTGTCTTGCTGGGTTCTTCAGCGGGGGTTGTGGGGGGTGCTAATGAATGCATCTAAGTGCCTCACCCTGTGTCTGGGGCAGAAAAGGACTCAAAGCGCAGCTATGAATATCCTTGTTGttgtgggagggtggggggagacaggTGACTGCATTCCCCCCCCCAGCAGTTCCTTAACATTTTGTAttgaataattctttgttttctggGGCCGGCATCCCTGGCCTcgacccactagatgccagtagaaattttttttctcagtagaaCAGGGGGAAGAGC
It encodes the following:
- the LOC114485304 gene encoding integrator complex subunit 1-like yields the protein MNRAKPTTVRRPSAAAKPSGHPPPGDFIALGSKGQATESKTASTLLKPAPSSLPSERKRDAAAALAGASALTGLTKRPKLSSTPPLSALGRLAEAAVAEKRAISPSIKEPSVVPIEDSVTAMASAYVTQGKMAQ